In Chloroflexota bacterium, the genomic window AGGTTCAATGTCTCTTCATCTACTATTTCTTTCCTAATGATGATACAAAACTTATCGAGGTCTCAAATATTTCTGTATCTTTCAGGTAAGTTTCCGGATTCTCTCGGTTTATTTGAATCCACTCTTTCATTTTTTCTCTCCCCATTGGTTGAAAATGAACTATCCCCTTTTTACCGATAAGCTCATTAGCTACGCCTTCTGGAACTTTTACACCTACCCCCTCCTCATAAATACAGGCAAATAGTCTTTTATTGATGTAATAGGCAGGATAGCCAAACATTTTGCCAGAGACCACAATCGGATTCTTTAGCAAAATCGAGTCAACAGACCTTTTAATTTCAGGATTAAAATTTGCTTTTCTCATAACATCGTTATCCTTTCTTGAAAAATCAGTTGTATTCTAGAATCAATTGTATTGAATTTGATAAGGATTCATTATTTTAAGACATCTGCAGATCCACATCACCTCGTATTGTATCTTATCCTAATGACAGCTGGGAAACTGA contains:
- a CDS encoding TfoX/Sxy family protein; the encoded protein is MRKANFNPEIKRSVDSILLKNPIVVSGKMFGYPAYYINKRLFACIYEEGVGVKVPEGVANELIGKKGIVHFQPMGREKMKEWIQINRENPETYLKDTEIFETSISFVSSLGKK